One window of Pirellulales bacterium genomic DNA carries:
- the holA gene encoding DNA polymerase III subunit delta, whose amino-acid sequence MPGVTLTGLEFLDKPPATIPAVCVVFGDEAFLKRESLEHLREAVLGTEDADFSFSEFDGEDAEVHEVFDCLSTVALFGGGRRLVVVRKADDFVSRNRPALEDYVAHPKASGVLVLEAGTWPANTKLAKAIAAEGLSIECKTPAPQAIAKWLVSRATKKHQARLDRQAADLLLDSVEPDLGLLDQELAKLALAAGENGAIDAALVREMVGGWRSKTTWDMLDLAAGGHAAEAILQLDRLLSSGESPVAILAQIGSTLRRFAAAARTVEQAECAGRRTTLKHALEAAGFRSFVVAKAENQLRQLGRQRSAGLYRAMLEADLALKGSSSAPTRARIVLEQLIARMSRAADTAEAR is encoded by the coding sequence ATGCCGGGCGTCACTCTCACAGGACTGGAGTTTCTCGACAAGCCTCCGGCCACGATCCCGGCCGTGTGCGTCGTCTTTGGCGACGAAGCATTTCTGAAGCGCGAGTCGCTCGAACATTTGCGCGAAGCGGTGCTGGGCACGGAAGACGCCGATTTTTCGTTTTCCGAGTTCGACGGAGAAGACGCCGAGGTTCACGAAGTCTTCGACTGCCTTTCAACCGTGGCGCTGTTTGGTGGCGGGCGACGGCTGGTCGTCGTGCGCAAGGCCGACGACTTCGTCTCACGCAATCGGCCGGCGCTTGAAGATTACGTCGCGCACCCAAAGGCAAGTGGCGTGCTCGTACTGGAAGCCGGCACCTGGCCGGCGAACACCAAGTTGGCCAAGGCGATCGCGGCCGAAGGGTTGTCGATCGAATGCAAAACTCCCGCGCCGCAGGCAATTGCCAAATGGCTGGTCAGCCGCGCCACGAAAAAACACCAGGCCAGGCTTGATCGGCAAGCCGCCGATCTGTTGCTCGATAGCGTCGAGCCTGATCTGGGACTGCTCGACCAGGAGTTGGCGAAGCTGGCGCTCGCGGCCGGTGAGAATGGCGCGATCGACGCGGCGCTGGTGCGCGAAATGGTCGGCGGCTGGCGCTCGAAAACGACCTGGGACATGCTCGACCTGGCTGCGGGTGGTCACGCCGCGGAAGCCATCTTGCAGCTCGATCGGCTGCTCTCGTCGGGCGAAAGCCCCGTGGCGATACTCGCGCAAATCGGCTCCACGCTGCGGCGCTTTGCCGCGGCGGCCCGCACGGTAGAGCAAGCGGAGTGCGCCGGGCGCCGCACGACGCTCAAGCATGCGTTGGAGGCAGCCGGCTTTCGCTCCTTCGTCGTTGCCAAGGCGGAGAATCAGCTACGGCAGCTCGGCCGGCAGCGTAGCGCGGGTCTGTATCGAGCGATGCTGGAAGCCGACCTGGCGCTCAAAGGATCGAGTTCCGCGCCGACGCGCGCGCGGATTGTGCTCGAGCAGCTCATTGCGCGCATGTCGCGCGCCGCCGACACGGCTGAAGCCCGCTGA
- the solA gene encoding N-methyl-L-tryptophan oxidase yields the protein MSTFDVIVLGTGGIGSAALAMLARRGAKVLGLDQFPPAHDRGSSHGRTRIIRQAYFEHPDYVPLLLRSYELWRELSERTGERLFQETGFLQVGPADGVVVPGVLASAAEHGLSVERLAANEITRRWPGFAVAESAVGVYEPRGGVLAVEACVAAHLRDAQAAGAALKTDEPVVEFQPTTSGIVVRTARQEYSTQRLIVTAGPWAGRWLGDLGTRLVVRRKPLFWFATNSNVYRAENGCPAFLYEMPEGVFYGFPEVDPGEIKMAEHSGGEPVDDPLAVDREWRAEDQARLESFIARALPDVSSTRTAHAVCMYTMSPDEHFIVDHHPRDERICFAAGLSGHGFKFAPVLGEVLADLALAGQTKLPIAFLSCRRPALTSSR from the coding sequence ATGTCAACGTTTGACGTGATTGTGCTGGGAACGGGCGGCATCGGTAGCGCCGCCCTGGCGATGCTTGCCCGGCGCGGGGCCAAGGTGCTGGGACTGGATCAATTTCCGCCGGCGCACGATCGCGGCAGCTCGCACGGCCGCACGCGTATCATCAGGCAAGCGTATTTCGAGCATCCGGATTACGTGCCGCTGCTGTTACGTTCCTACGAATTGTGGCGCGAGCTCAGCGAGCGCACCGGAGAGCGTCTCTTTCAAGAAACGGGGTTCCTGCAAGTCGGCCCGGCCGATGGCGTCGTGGTGCCAGGCGTGTTGGCAAGCGCCGCCGAACATGGGCTAAGCGTGGAACGGCTCGCAGCGAACGAAATCACGCGGCGCTGGCCCGGCTTTGCCGTCGCCGAAAGCGCCGTGGGCGTTTACGAGCCGCGAGGCGGCGTCTTGGCGGTCGAAGCGTGTGTGGCAGCGCACTTGCGCGACGCGCAAGCCGCGGGCGCCGCACTGAAAACCGACGAACCGGTCGTTGAGTTTCAACCGACGACGAGCGGCATCGTCGTGCGCACCGCGCGACAGGAGTACTCCACCCAGCGATTGATCGTCACGGCCGGGCCGTGGGCTGGGCGGTGGCTGGGCGACCTGGGCACGCGACTGGTCGTGCGGCGGAAGCCGCTCTTCTGGTTCGCGACCAATTCGAACGTGTATCGGGCGGAGAACGGATGTCCGGCGTTCCTTTACGAAATGCCGGAAGGCGTTTTCTATGGCTTCCCGGAAGTCGACCCGGGTGAAATCAAGATGGCCGAACATAGCGGCGGCGAACCGGTCGATGACCCACTGGCGGTCGATCGCGAGTGGCGAGCCGAGGACCAGGCGCGGTTGGAATCGTTCATCGCGCGTGCGTTGCCCGACGTGTCATCGACGCGAACCGCACACGCCGTGTGCATGTACACGATGAGTCCCGACGAACACTTTATCGTCGACCATCACCCGCGCGACGAAAGAATCTGCTTCGCCGCCGGCCTGTCAGGACACGGATTCAAGTTCGCGCCGGTGCTGGGCGAGGTGCTGGCCGATCTGGCGCTTGCGGGGCAGACAAAGCTGCCGATCGCGTTTCTCTCTTGCCGCAGACCGGCACTCACGTCGAGCCGCTAG